One Sporosarcina sp. FSL W8-0480 genomic window, CATCGCGCGCGCCTTCAACCCCCTGATTTGCTTGTCGGAGGCTTTGTCTGAATCGATAAGATTCGCCATTTAACAGGTGGATGTGAGATCGATGTGTTAAACGATCAAGCAACGCAGCTGTCATTTTTTCATCTCCAAAGATGGTAGTCCATTCTGAGAATTCCAGATTGGTGGTAATGATGACGCTCGCGCGTTCATAACGTCCCGAGAAAAACTGGAATAGTAATTCCGCACCGGTTCTTGAAAAGGGGACATAGCCTAACTCATCCACAATGATCACATCATATTTGAGCCACTTCTTCTCAAAAGCACCTCGTTTGTGTTCTTCGTTAGCCATCAAAAGCTCTTCCACCAGTTCAGCTGCCGTAATGAATTTGACATTGAAACCATTCTGAATAAGTTCAATCCCCAGCCCAGTTGACAAATGAGACTTCCCAGTCCCACTGTTACCAAGAAAAATTATATTCTCCTTCTTTTCGATGAAATCTCCTTTGGCCAATGTCAGGAACCGATTTCGATTAAGACTTGGCATCAGGCTGAAATCATACATATCCAATGTCTTATGGACAGGGAACTTTGCCTGTTTTAGGCGTCGTTGTCGCTGATTTTCCTCTCTGGTCGCCACCTCTACCTCCAATAATGCAAGTAGATACTCCTCGTAGCTCAAATTTCTTT contains:
- the istB gene encoding IS21-like element helper ATPase IstB encodes the protein MTTELLLDHMTKQLRMPSVARQYRSLAREAEERNLSYEEYLLALLEVEVATREENQRQRRLKQAKFPVHKTLDMYDFSLMPSLNRNRFLTLAKGDFIEKKENIIFLGNSGTGKSHLSTGLGIELIQNGFNVKFITAAELVEELLMANEEHKRGAFEKKWLKYDVIIVDELGYVPFSRTGAELLFQFFSGRYERASVIITTNLEFSEWTTIFGDEKMTAALLDRLTHRSHIHLLNGESYRFRQSLRQANQGVEGARDVYDSGPSGPES